A part of Mycobacteriales bacterium genomic DNA contains:
- a CDS encoding D-alanine--D-alanine ligase → MTARCLVLAGGLSHERDVSLRSGRRVLDALRHVGVEADLRDADASLLTVLAEAAAADRPYSAVLVALHGGAGEDGALREVLDVAGVPYVGSSPGACRMAWDKPTAKALALRAGLDTPASVVLPHAAFRELGAGAVLDRLVGHLGLPLMVKPARGGSALGCTRVDKPDELPAAMVSCFSYGEAALVERFVSGTEVAVTVIDTGDGPRALPAVEIVPLSGVYDYTARYTAGQTEFFVPARLAPPLAAVVAQAAIAAHAALGLRDLSRADLIVDDDGTVQLLEVNTAPGMTETSLLPMAVEAAGLSLGSVLASLLEQAAVRR, encoded by the coding sequence ATGACGGCGCGCTGTCTCGTCCTGGCCGGCGGGCTCTCGCACGAGCGTGACGTGTCCCTGAGGTCGGGTCGGCGGGTGCTCGACGCGCTGCGCCACGTCGGCGTCGAGGCCGACCTGCGCGACGCCGACGCCTCGCTGTTGACGGTGCTCGCCGAGGCCGCAGCTGCTGACCGCCCGTACTCCGCGGTGCTCGTCGCGCTGCACGGCGGCGCGGGCGAGGACGGCGCGCTGCGCGAGGTGCTCGACGTCGCCGGGGTGCCCTACGTCGGCTCCTCGCCCGGAGCCTGTCGGATGGCCTGGGACAAGCCGACGGCCAAGGCGCTCGCGTTGCGTGCAGGGTTGGACACCCCGGCCTCGGTGGTGCTGCCGCACGCGGCGTTCCGTGAGCTCGGGGCCGGCGCGGTGCTGGACCGGCTGGTCGGCCACCTCGGCCTGCCGCTGATGGTCAAGCCGGCCCGCGGGGGTTCCGCGCTCGGCTGCACCCGCGTCGACAAGCCTGACGAGCTGCCCGCGGCGATGGTGTCCTGCTTCTCCTACGGCGAGGCGGCGCTGGTCGAGCGCTTCGTGAGCGGGACCGAGGTGGCGGTGACGGTGATCGACACCGGTGACGGGCCGCGCGCGCTGCCGGCCGTGGAGATCGTCCCACTGTCCGGCGTCTACGACTACACCGCGCGCTACACCGCCGGACAGACGGAGTTCTTCGTGCCGGCCCGGCTCGCGCCGCCGCTGGCCGCGGTGGTCGCGCAGGCGGCGATCGCGGCACACGCCGCGCTCGGGCTGCGCGACCTGTCGCGGGCCGACCTGATCGTGGACGACGACGGAACCGTCCAGCTGCTCGAGGTGAACACCGCCCCCGGCATGACCGAGACCTCGCTGCTGCCGATGGCGGTGGAGGCGGCCGGCCTGTCGTTGGGATC
- a CDS encoding PLP-dependent aminotransferase family protein: MSSGKGPRTGPSVTLDAFTDRYAQRTHGMTASEIRALFAVASRPEVVSLAGGMPNLSALPLDVVGKLIGELVQSRGAQALQYGSGQGDPVLRELICTVMALEGVEASPEDVVVTVGSQQALDLVTRVFCDPGDVVLAEAPSYVGALGTFSAYQADVVHVAMDSHGLVPQALREAVAAVQASGRRAKFLYTVPNFHNPAGVSLGEERRDEVLEICSSAGLLVLEDNPYGLLGFDAPPTRAIRARGGEDDVLYLGSFSKTFAPGLRVGWVLAPHAVREKLVLAAEAAVLCPPTFNQHVVADYLATQDWQGQVGAFRSMYRERRDAMLDALTQQMPAGTTWTHPTGGFYVWVTLPGELDAKVLLPRAITARVAFVPGTAFFADGTGRQNLRLSYCYPTPDRIREGVRRLGTVLEEEVELRATFGSTGISKSSRPQTESPSPDMA, from the coding sequence ATGTCATCGGGCAAGGGACCGCGGACCGGTCCGAGTGTCACCCTCGACGCCTTCACCGACCGCTACGCCCAGCGCACACACGGCATGACCGCCTCGGAGATCCGGGCCCTTTTCGCCGTCGCCTCCCGGCCCGAGGTCGTGAGCCTGGCCGGCGGGATGCCCAACCTGTCCGCGCTCCCGCTCGATGTCGTCGGCAAGCTCATCGGCGAGCTGGTGCAGTCGCGGGGTGCGCAGGCACTGCAGTACGGCTCCGGCCAAGGCGATCCCGTGCTGCGCGAGCTCATCTGCACGGTGATGGCCCTCGAGGGGGTCGAGGCCTCACCGGAGGACGTCGTCGTCACGGTGGGCAGTCAGCAGGCGCTCGACCTGGTGACCCGCGTGTTCTGCGATCCCGGTGACGTCGTGCTCGCCGAGGCGCCGTCGTACGTCGGTGCGCTCGGGACGTTCTCGGCCTACCAGGCCGACGTGGTGCACGTCGCCATGGACTCCCACGGTCTGGTGCCGCAGGCCCTCCGGGAGGCAGTGGCCGCCGTGCAGGCCTCCGGCCGCCGGGCGAAGTTCCTCTACACAGTGCCGAACTTCCACAACCCAGCGGGCGTCTCGCTGGGCGAGGAGCGTCGCGACGAGGTGCTGGAGATCTGCTCTTCCGCCGGGCTTCTCGTGCTCGAGGACAATCCGTACGGCCTGCTCGGCTTCGATGCGCCGCCCACCCGGGCGATCCGCGCCCGCGGCGGCGAGGACGACGTGCTGTACCTCGGCTCGTTCTCCAAGACCTTCGCGCCCGGCCTCCGTGTCGGCTGGGTGCTCGCGCCGCACGCCGTGCGCGAGAAGCTGGTGCTGGCCGCCGAGGCCGCGGTGCTCTGCCCGCCGACGTTCAACCAGCACGTCGTCGCGGACTACCTCGCCACCCAGGACTGGCAGGGGCAGGTCGGCGCCTTCCGCTCGATGTACCGCGAGCGGCGCGACGCGATGCTCGACGCACTGACGCAGCAGATGCCCGCCGGCACGACGTGGACCCACCCCACCGGCGGGTTCTACGTCTGGGTGACCTTGCCGGGCGAGCTCGACGCGAAGGTGCTGCTGCCCCGCGCGATCACGGCGCGGGTCGCGTTCGTCCCCGGCACCGCGTTCTTCGCCGACGGCACCGGCCGGCAGAACCTGCGCCTGTCCTACTGCTATCCGACTCCCGACCGGATCCGCGAAGGGGTGCGCCGGCTCGGCACCGTTCTCGAGGAGGAGGTCGAGCTGCGCGCCACCTTCGGCTCCACCGGGATCAGCAAGAGCTCACGCCCACAGACCGAGTCGCCGTCACCGGACATGGCATGA
- a CDS encoding GNAT family N-acetyltransferase, with translation MTRRAVNITLDNLDDLPGRCRQCVFWELDPVALDRAKEAGDTAFEKESWVSATLLDWGSCGKVVYVDNVPAGFVMYAPPSYVPRSIAFPTSPVSADAVLLMTGHVHPDFAGGGLGRLLLQSAAKDLSRRGVRALEAFGDEKWESPTCVLPAAHLRSVGFKTVRPHHRYPRLRLELKSAVSWREDVEVALERLLGSMSPDPLLRPV, from the coding sequence GTGACCAGACGCGCCGTCAACATCACCCTGGACAACCTCGACGACCTGCCGGGGCGCTGCCGGCAGTGTGTCTTCTGGGAGCTGGACCCGGTCGCGCTCGATCGCGCGAAAGAGGCCGGGGACACGGCGTTCGAGAAGGAGTCGTGGGTCTCCGCGACACTGCTGGACTGGGGCAGCTGCGGCAAGGTGGTCTACGTCGACAACGTCCCGGCCGGCTTCGTGATGTACGCGCCGCCCAGTTACGTGCCGCGCTCGATCGCCTTCCCGACCAGCCCGGTGAGTGCGGATGCGGTGCTGCTGATGACCGGGCACGTGCACCCGGACTTCGCCGGCGGCGGCCTCGGCCGGCTGCTGCTGCAGAGTGCGGCCAAGGACCTCTCCCGCCGCGGTGTCCGGGCTCTCGAGGCGTTCGGCGACGAGAAGTGGGAGTCGCCGACGTGCGTGCTGCCGGCGGCACATCTGCGGTCGGTGGGCTTCAAGACCGTGCGCCCGCACCACCGCTACCCGCGGTTGCGCCTCGAACTCAAGTCGGCGGTGTCCTGGCGCGAGGACGTCGAGGTCGCGCTCGAGCGACTGCTCGGTTCGATGAGCCCCGACCCGCTGCTGCGTCCGGTCTGA